In a single window of the Subtercola sp. PAMC28395 genome:
- a CDS encoding HAD family phosphatase, producing the protein MTAEVGQHSRFGEIRAVLFDLDGVLTPTVDIHVVAWSKLFEPFLAARGVVPSYSDDDYYRYIDGRPRIDGVRALLASRGIVLPEGTPDDSPLDETVWGLGLRKNDEFFRILDTVGVVPYPGSVAFLDATIASGRAVAVVSSSRNAVSVLIAAQLSEHFAIVVDGMVADATGLPGKPAPDTFVYAAELLGFTVAECAVIEDAHSGVQAARAGDFGLVVGVDRGVGAQGLYDSGADIVVSDLAELVTALSEPEISEPALSEPARSEPALTQPAHSTPTYPEGPRQ; encoded by the coding sequence ATGACGGCCGAGGTTGGGCAACATTCGCGGTTCGGCGAGATCCGGGCCGTTCTGTTCGACCTCGACGGTGTGCTGACCCCCACCGTCGACATCCACGTCGTTGCCTGGTCGAAGCTCTTCGAGCCGTTTCTGGCCGCCCGCGGAGTCGTGCCTTCGTACAGTGACGACGACTACTACCGGTACATCGACGGGCGACCGCGAATTGACGGTGTGCGCGCACTTCTCGCCTCGCGCGGCATCGTGTTGCCGGAGGGAACCCCCGACGATTCACCGCTCGACGAGACCGTCTGGGGACTGGGGCTCCGCAAGAACGACGAGTTCTTCCGGATTCTCGACACCGTCGGCGTGGTTCCCTACCCGGGCTCCGTCGCTTTCCTCGATGCCACCATCGCCTCCGGTCGTGCAGTTGCTGTCGTTTCCAGCTCACGCAACGCGGTGAGCGTGCTGATCGCGGCGCAGCTCAGCGAGCACTTCGCCATAGTCGTCGACGGAATGGTCGCCGACGCGACCGGCCTGCCCGGCAAGCCCGCACCCGACACCTTCGTCTACGCCGCGGAACTTCTGGGGTTCACTGTCGCGGAATGCGCCGTCATCGAAGACGCCCATTCCGGAGTGCAGGCCGCACGAGCAGGCGATTTCGGTCTCGTGGTCGGTGTCGACCGTGGTGTCGGTGCGCAGGGCCTCTATGACTCCGGCGCAGACATCGTCGTGAGCGATCTGGCGGAATTGGTCACTGCACTCTCAGAACCTGAAATCTCAGAACCCGCACTCTCAGAACCCGCACGCTCAGAACCCGCACTCACTCAACCCGCCCACAGCACCCCGACGTACCCGGAAGGTCCCAGACAGTGA
- a CDS encoding MFS transporter, whose amino-acid sequence MPHRLVVVVILIVASFMDLLDTTIVNVALPSIQEDLSASAAQLEWIVSGYVLAYAVLLITGGRLGDIFGRKRLFLLGVAGFTLASAASAAAGTGDALVTFRIVQGLFAALMTPQVLSVIQVLFSPKERAPVFGALGAISGLAAVAGPLVGGVLVSGDVFGLGWRTVFLINVPVGIVLFIAALIVVPESRSADSPRLDLPGVFLVSLGLFLAVFALIEGREQDWALWIWMMLGASPVILAIFVVYQSWRDKRDGSALVPPSLFNNRGYSAGVITQFALSSSIGAFFLILVLYLQVGLHFSAIDAALAALPFSIGALVGSFISVPLGPRLGKGLIAMGGVAQIIGLMWISAIVRDTGDALVGPDLIIPMALAGIGLTLEIVPLTDVALANTTITNAGAASGVFGMVQQVAGALGVAIVGVVFFGLIGTTFTSAVIRDAFLGGIWVPMIALALSAIAAIFLPSVAAVRRHKADAELAMMDAADVA is encoded by the coding sequence GTGCCACATCGGCTCGTAGTCGTCGTCATCCTGATCGTCGCTTCGTTCATGGATCTTCTCGACACGACGATCGTGAACGTCGCGCTGCCGTCGATCCAGGAAGACCTCTCGGCCTCGGCCGCCCAGCTCGAATGGATCGTCAGCGGGTACGTGCTCGCCTACGCGGTGCTGCTCATCACCGGCGGCCGGCTCGGTGACATCTTCGGGCGCAAACGGCTCTTCCTCCTCGGTGTGGCGGGCTTCACGCTGGCGTCGGCCGCGAGCGCTGCCGCGGGCACGGGCGACGCACTCGTCACCTTCCGGATCGTGCAGGGGCTGTTCGCGGCCCTGATGACGCCGCAGGTACTGTCGGTCATCCAGGTGCTCTTCTCACCGAAGGAGCGGGCACCTGTCTTCGGAGCACTCGGGGCCATCTCGGGCCTCGCGGCCGTTGCGGGCCCGCTCGTCGGCGGGGTGCTGGTCTCCGGCGACGTGTTCGGTCTGGGCTGGCGCACGGTCTTCCTGATCAATGTTCCCGTCGGGATCGTGCTCTTCATTGCGGCTCTCATCGTGGTACCCGAATCCCGGTCGGCCGACTCTCCACGGCTGGATCTGCCCGGGGTGTTCCTGGTGTCACTCGGGTTGTTCCTGGCGGTCTTCGCTCTCATCGAGGGGCGTGAGCAGGACTGGGCCCTGTGGATCTGGATGATGCTCGGAGCCAGCCCCGTCATCCTGGCCATCTTCGTGGTCTACCAGTCGTGGCGGGACAAACGCGACGGCTCTGCCCTCGTGCCCCCGAGTCTGTTCAACAACCGGGGCTACAGCGCCGGAGTCATCACCCAGTTCGCCCTCTCGTCGTCGATCGGTGCCTTCTTCCTGATTCTCGTTCTGTACCTGCAGGTCGGCCTGCACTTCTCGGCCATCGATGCCGCCCTCGCGGCACTGCCATTCAGCATCGGTGCACTCGTGGGCAGCTTCATCTCGGTGCCCCTCGGGCCGCGGCTCGGCAAAGGACTCATCGCCATGGGCGGGGTGGCGCAGATCATCGGACTCATGTGGATCTCGGCCATTGTCAGAGATACCGGTGACGCGCTGGTCGGCCCCGACCTCATCATTCCGATGGCCCTGGCCGGAATCGGACTGACGCTGGAGATCGTTCCCCTCACCGACGTTGCGCTGGCCAACACCACGATCACCAATGCCGGCGCGGCATCCGGTGTCTTCGGAATGGTGCAGCAGGTCGCCGGAGCCCTCGGCGTCGCCATCGTCGGCGTCGTCTTCTTCGGGCTGATCGGCACCACGTTCACCTCTGCAGTGATACGCGACGCGTTCCTCGGAGGCATCTGGGTGCCGATGATCGCGCTCGCGCTCTCGGCGATAGCCGCCATCTTCCTGCCCAGCGTCGCAGCGGTCCGCCGTCACAAGGCAGACGCCGAACTCGCGATGATGGACGCAGCCGACGTGGCCTGA
- a CDS encoding amidohydrolase, which yields MNESLEAVYRDLHAHPELGMAEHRTAAIIAQLMTEAGLEVTTGVGGTGVVAVLRNNVDGDDGPVVGLRADMDALPILEQTGLDYASRATVRGDDGVEIPVMHACGHDMHVTCLVGAVQHLVACRHEWRGTVVAIFQPAEETLAGAQAMVVDGIADRFPRPEILLGQHVAPLPAGVVSLHSGTTLASVDSFDITFTGRGGHGSRPQTTIDPIVAASATVMRLQTVVAREVEPGTLAVVTVGTFHAGTKNNVIPATAKIGVNVRALDADTRAKVVGAIRRIASAEALASGMVVEPIFTIGESGDATVNDAVSTERLRARFAREFEPDGESGARTVLDIGAASGSEDVGELANAFGVPLVFWFFGGSDPQAFAAAVAAGRVDADVPSNHSPYFAPVIRPTIDAGVQYLTVAALEWLAPV from the coding sequence ATGAACGAGTCGCTCGAAGCGGTCTACCGCGATCTGCACGCACACCCCGAGCTCGGCATGGCCGAACACCGCACAGCGGCAATCATTGCGCAGCTGATGACAGAGGCCGGCCTCGAAGTGACGACCGGCGTCGGCGGCACAGGGGTCGTTGCTGTACTTCGAAACAACGTCGACGGTGATGACGGCCCCGTCGTGGGCCTCCGCGCTGACATGGATGCCCTCCCGATCCTGGAGCAGACCGGGCTCGACTACGCCAGCAGGGCGACCGTACGCGGCGACGATGGCGTCGAAATCCCTGTCATGCACGCGTGCGGCCACGACATGCACGTCACCTGTCTGGTCGGTGCCGTGCAACACCTGGTCGCCTGCCGGCACGAATGGCGAGGAACAGTCGTCGCGATCTTCCAGCCCGCCGAAGAGACTCTCGCAGGTGCCCAGGCCATGGTCGTCGACGGCATTGCAGACCGCTTCCCGCGACCGGAGATCCTGCTGGGGCAGCATGTTGCTCCCCTGCCGGCCGGCGTAGTGTCGCTGCACTCGGGTACCACCCTGGCCAGCGTCGACAGTTTCGACATCACCTTCACCGGCCGGGGAGGGCACGGTTCGAGGCCGCAGACCACGATCGACCCGATCGTCGCAGCGTCGGCCACGGTGATGCGGTTGCAGACCGTGGTGGCGCGCGAAGTGGAGCCCGGCACCCTCGCCGTGGTCACCGTCGGCACGTTCCACGCCGGAACGAAGAACAACGTGATTCCTGCTACCGCGAAGATCGGTGTGAACGTGCGCGCACTCGACGCCGACACGCGGGCGAAGGTGGTCGGGGCGATCCGCCGCATCGCCTCGGCCGAGGCGCTGGCCTCCGGAATGGTGGTCGAGCCGATCTTCACCATCGGGGAGAGCGGCGATGCCACGGTGAATGACGCGGTCTCGACAGAGCGGCTCCGCGCACGGTTCGCGCGTGAATTCGAGCCTGACGGTGAATCAGGAGCGCGCACCGTACTCGACATCGGCGCGGCGTCGGGCAGCGAAGACGTCGGAGAACTGGCCAACGCTTTCGGAGTGCCGCTGGTGTTCTGGTTCTTCGGCGGCAGCGACCCCCAAGCGTTCGCCGCGGCAGTGGCGGCGGGCCGGGTCGACGCCGATGTTCCCAGCAATCACTCGCCGTACTTCGCCCCGGTCATCCGGCCGACCATCGACGCCGGAGTGCAGTACCTGACCGTCGCGGCGCTCGAATGGCTCGCGCCCGTGTGA
- a CDS encoding VOC family protein has protein sequence MQILGVHHVAVIASDYEASKAFYTDVVGFTLEAEYFRAERDSWMGKLALNGTYILELFSFGAKPGPPARPSNPEALGLRHLAFAVSDVDAAHAELRARGVDCEELRTDPNTLKKMFFFRDPDDLPLEIYEA, from the coding sequence ATGCAGATACTCGGGGTTCACCACGTTGCCGTCATCGCCAGCGACTACGAAGCCTCGAAGGCGTTCTACACCGATGTCGTGGGCTTCACGCTCGAAGCGGAGTACTTTCGGGCAGAGCGTGACTCCTGGATGGGCAAACTCGCTCTGAACGGCACTTACATACTCGAGCTTTTCAGCTTCGGCGCGAAGCCAGGGCCACCTGCGCGACCCAGCAACCCCGAAGCCCTCGGCCTACGCCACCTCGCCTTTGCCGTCAGCGACGTCGATGCGGCTCACGCAGAACTGCGCGCACGAGGCGTCGACTGCGAAGAGCTGCGTACCGACCCGAACACCCTGAAGAAGATGTTCTTCTTTCGCGACCCGGATGACCTGCCGCTCGAGATCTACGAGGCCTGA
- a CDS encoding MFS transporter, which yields MSAADPPESAPSASPAPYDSAPATGFKRGPVILLGLLGAIQVADPLISSLALVKASDELHFSASVQSLAAGISTLALAATVIPGGLLADRLGRRNVLLVSILVASVGQLLTAVSPDAATYLLGRVIAGVALGVTFGAAYGMLREVSSPTAMGPAMALFNVVNGILPIVAMVLTGVLVAVNWRLAYLILPVVSVICFPFIPAILPKVRRLAGGSVDIAGLTLLAAGVAGVLFGLSNANAGVGHPTFWLPILIGIIGFAGFAIVENRVAAPVFPVRLLAHPAFLGAVIMGVFWNFAAAGMSQMLPNLFQYVTHLPTGVLGLASLPMSLAGIAGSIAAGAAFGKGVLPRTMALVGYGLMVVGFLSFLLVTPTAGYIIFVPGMLLAGAGWMMNATSQGNLFISLAPAKFYGPVTSSKVTVGQFGYALGLTGTTVLVSMFTLRGVDSATNGAVTGEGNWNDITAYLESGTTTNTALQSVSPADMAAIYTHAFQSTSVIVAVVVAIAGVLMFLSLRSKKAGIPVDDFLAQPVQTSPPQKGQS from the coding sequence ATGTCAGCTGCAGACCCCCCTGAATCCGCTCCGTCTGCGTCTCCGGCTCCTTATGACTCAGCACCGGCAACCGGGTTCAAGCGCGGCCCGGTCATCCTGCTCGGCCTGCTGGGCGCGATCCAGGTTGCCGACCCGTTGATTTCGTCGCTCGCCCTGGTGAAGGCCTCTGACGAACTGCACTTCTCCGCCTCGGTACAGTCGCTCGCCGCGGGCATCTCCACGCTCGCGCTCGCAGCGACGGTCATCCCCGGCGGCCTTCTCGCCGACCGCCTCGGCCGTCGCAACGTGCTCCTGGTGTCGATTCTGGTGGCCTCGGTGGGCCAGCTGCTCACCGCAGTCAGCCCCGATGCCGCAACCTATCTGCTCGGCAGGGTCATCGCCGGCGTTGCGCTGGGAGTCACCTTCGGTGCGGCATACGGAATGCTGCGCGAAGTGTCGAGCCCCACCGCGATGGGCCCGGCGATGGCCCTGTTCAACGTCGTGAACGGCATCCTGCCGATTGTCGCAATGGTTCTCACCGGAGTGCTTGTCGCGGTCAATTGGCGGCTGGCCTATCTCATCCTTCCGGTCGTCTCGGTGATCTGCTTTCCGTTCATCCCTGCGATCCTGCCGAAAGTCAGGCGCCTGGCCGGAGGTTCGGTCGATATCGCGGGTCTCACTCTCCTGGCAGCCGGCGTCGCTGGAGTGCTCTTCGGCCTGAGCAACGCAAATGCGGGCGTTGGCCACCCGACCTTCTGGCTGCCGATCCTGATCGGAATCATCGGTTTCGCTGGGTTCGCCATCGTCGAGAACAGGGTCGCAGCGCCGGTCTTTCCCGTGCGTCTGCTCGCACACCCTGCATTTCTCGGCGCCGTCATCATGGGCGTCTTCTGGAACTTCGCTGCAGCGGGCATGAGCCAGATGCTGCCGAACCTCTTCCAGTACGTCACGCATCTGCCGACCGGTGTGCTGGGCCTAGCCAGCCTGCCGATGTCGCTGGCGGGTATCGCCGGGTCGATCGCCGCCGGCGCAGCCTTTGGCAAGGGTGTTCTGCCGCGCACCATGGCGCTCGTGGGGTACGGCCTCATGGTCGTCGGCTTTCTCTCCTTTCTGCTTGTCACACCCACCGCCGGGTACATCATCTTCGTGCCGGGCATGCTCCTCGCCGGTGCGGGGTGGATGATGAACGCAACCAGCCAGGGAAACCTGTTCATCTCCCTCGCCCCCGCGAAGTTCTACGGGCCGGTCACCTCTAGCAAGGTCACCGTCGGCCAGTTCGGCTACGCGCTCGGGCTCACCGGGACCACGGTTCTCGTGTCGATGTTCACCCTCCGCGGCGTGGATTCAGCCACCAACGGGGCCGTGACCGGTGAGGGCAACTGGAACGACATCACTGCCTACCTCGAATCGGGCACCACGACGAACACCGCGCTGCAGTCAGTGAGCCCGGCAGACATGGCGGCCATCTACACGCACGCCTTCCAGTCGACCTCTGTGATCGTCGCTGTCGTCGTCGCCATTGCGGGGGTTCTCATGTTCCTCTCGCTCCGCTCGAAGAAGGCCGGCATTCCCGTCGACGATTTTCTTGCACAGCCCGTCCAGACATCTCCCCCTCAGAAAGGCCAGTCATGA
- a CDS encoding alpha/beta hydrolase encodes MVSRVDSVGLWAIRVVSTLGVIVSLWAAVATGAMLIHGHPAYTILLVVVFVVSFLVAFRSWRRKARPQRRRAVVLRGIGIVAGAAVIAVAAWLVPSSAVEPALTAMNSDSAVSGTGVSVSENALQIVLTPTGAVSPTGVFFQPGARVDARAYAAVLRPLAEAGHIVVIPKQPLGIAFLAITAFGSARTSYPAVTRWVVGGHSLGGTVAAIDAQSFSVSASAPPPATAGAASTSSAPTSPPVVGLLLFASYPATDMSTSLNAKVLSISGSNDGLATPAKIAESKKLLPADTTFVVVEGGVHAFFGDYGPQSGDGQPTTTHDDARTTISEASVAFVDGFDK; translated from the coding sequence ATGGTGAGCAGAGTCGACAGTGTCGGGTTGTGGGCAATACGGGTGGTTTCGACGCTGGGCGTGATCGTGTCGCTGTGGGCCGCGGTGGCGACCGGGGCAATGCTCATCCACGGTCATCCGGCGTACACGATCCTCCTGGTCGTGGTCTTCGTCGTGTCGTTCCTCGTCGCGTTCCGGTCCTGGCGGAGAAAGGCGCGGCCGCAGCGACGCAGGGCCGTTGTTCTGCGCGGCATCGGAATCGTCGCGGGGGCGGCGGTGATCGCGGTCGCAGCATGGCTGGTGCCGTCGTCTGCTGTCGAGCCCGCGCTCACGGCGATGAATTCCGATAGCGCTGTGTCTGGTACAGGCGTCAGCGTGTCGGAGAACGCCCTGCAGATCGTGTTGACGCCAACTGGCGCGGTGAGCCCGACGGGAGTGTTCTTCCAGCCGGGTGCGCGGGTGGATGCCCGGGCCTACGCCGCGGTGCTCCGGCCGCTGGCCGAAGCCGGTCACATCGTGGTGATCCCGAAGCAGCCCCTCGGCATCGCGTTCCTGGCGATCACGGCCTTCGGATCGGCCCGCACCTCCTATCCGGCCGTCACGCGCTGGGTGGTCGGCGGGCACTCCCTCGGCGGCACGGTTGCGGCGATCGATGCGCAATCGTTCAGTGTCTCAGCCTCAGCCCCGCCTCCAGCAACGGCAGGCGCAGCATCCACCAGCTCGGCTCCCACGTCACCTCCCGTCGTCGGCCTGCTGCTCTTCGCCTCCTACCCCGCGACCGACATGAGCACGTCGCTCAACGCGAAGGTGCTGTCCATCTCCGGTTCGAACGACGGCCTCGCAACACCGGCGAAGATCGCCGAATCGAAGAAGCTGCTGCCGGCCGATACGACGTTCGTCGTGGTCGAAGGGGGGGTGCACGCCTTCTTCGGCGACTACGGGCCACAGTCCGGAGACGGCCAGCCCACGACGACGCACGACGACGCCAGAACGACCATCTCAGAGGCGAGTGTGGCGTTCGTCGACGGCTTCGACAAATAG
- a CDS encoding GDSL-type esterase/lipase family protein codes for MKLTRFRSRNSARAITVLAAVAVASLFAVGAAGSASAAPLSTKSNKTIVNYVALGDSYSSGLGLKNFTGPAGCARSSNNYANHIANSLKLKLTDVTCDGAAADNIWKTPETLAGGSTVPIQTSALSASTDLVTITVGGNGLKFTDIAAVCAAKSPTGPLVLPPLSAFSNCQSYFAFAHTNFANVVNFSVIPDLRATYAAIKAAAPNAKVFVLGFPTIAPSAPTPTCFSPITTANSYPFTTSDTPFLHGVETLFANAIKTEATNAGFTYVPTFEQSSDDSLCVRHPYVNGVNATLAPTGVPVIDPASLHLNYKGMDFMADTAQPLIAAALGR; via the coding sequence ATGAAGCTCACCCGATTCCGTTCCCGAAACTCCGCGAGGGCGATCACCGTTCTCGCGGCGGTGGCGGTTGCATCGCTGTTCGCTGTCGGTGCTGCGGGTTCTGCCTCCGCCGCCCCGCTCTCGACCAAGTCGAACAAGACGATCGTCAACTACGTCGCCCTCGGTGACTCCTACTCCTCGGGTCTCGGGCTGAAGAACTTCACCGGCCCGGCCGGCTGTGCCCGCTCGAGTAACAACTACGCGAACCACATTGCGAACAGCCTGAAGCTCAAGCTCACCGACGTGACCTGCGATGGCGCTGCTGCAGACAACATCTGGAAGACGCCGGAGACCCTGGCCGGCGGCAGCACCGTTCCCATCCAGACCTCCGCGCTGAGCGCGAGCACCGACCTCGTCACCATCACCGTGGGTGGCAACGGACTCAAGTTCACCGACATCGCAGCCGTCTGCGCCGCGAAGTCGCCGACCGGGCCGCTCGTGCTCCCCCCGCTCTCGGCGTTCTCGAACTGCCAGTCGTACTTCGCGTTCGCGCACACCAACTTTGCGAACGTCGTGAACTTCAGCGTCATCCCTGATCTGCGCGCCACCTACGCAGCCATCAAGGCGGCAGCGCCGAACGCCAAGGTGTTCGTGCTCGGCTTCCCGACGATCGCGCCCTCTGCCCCGACGCCGACCTGCTTCTCGCCCATCACCACGGCGAACAGCTACCCGTTCACCACCAGTGACACTCCGTTCCTGCACGGCGTCGAGACCCTGTTCGCCAATGCGATCAAGACAGAGGCGACCAACGCCGGTTTCACCTACGTGCCGACGTTCGAGCAGTCAAGCGACGACAGCCTCTGCGTTCGCCACCCCTACGTCAACGGTGTGAACGCGACCCTGGCGCCGACCGGTGTTCCCGTGATCGACCCCGCTTCGCTGCACCTCAACTACAAGGGCATGGATTTCATGGCCGACACCGCGCAGCCGCTCATCGCCGCAGCGCTCGGCCGGTAA
- a CDS encoding glycoside hydrolase family 65 protein, with product MTSDPLDRYRFPIDEWALTESSFESASQGHTETLFAVGNGYLGMRGNAEGGYGGHSNGTFINGFHDTWAIKHAEEAFGFARVGQTIVNVPDAKLIRLYVDDEPFIIGEADCISYERRLDFRTGVLHREIEWRTPSGKRVLVHSKRLTSFTDRHLAVVDYEVTLLDSDASVVLSSQTLNRQDWVDEYAATANSEHPIDDPRRAAAFADRVLLPRFKKAEGGRYILGYRAANSGMTIACGTDHRLETGNEYIESSQIDDDLAKHVYSIRAKKGQPIRLVKTITYYTTQAVPTRELADRCDRTLDRIAEAPIEEVFDRQREWLDAFWQRSDVEVKGQPAIQQAVRWNIFQLAQATARTDGGGIAAKGVSGSGYGGHYFWDTEIYVLPFLTYTSPTVARNALRFRHGMLDAARDRARELNQLGALFPWRTINGLESSAYYAAGTAQYHIDADISHALSQYVSATGDEDFLIAGGAIDILIETARMWADLGFWRSNGKQSFHIHGVTGPDEYTTVVNDNLFTNVMARANLRAAVRRCTGIRETSPDEYARIAFRLELRDEEVVEWAAAAEAMHILYDEELGIHPQDSQFLEKELWDLENTPASKHPLLLHYHPLVIYRFQVIKQADVVLALLLQGDEFSQEEKRRNFEYYDALTTGDSTLSASTQSIVAAEVGYRDLALEYFQAALFVDLGDLHHNSSDGVHVASTGGVWSALAFGFGGMRDYLGTFTFDPRLPEEWESLVFRVTIRGSRLLVALTPEDMTFTVQSGDGVEVYVRGRRVVVTAEKAVTVTLTNEPPALEGAPSTSDIEGSLRADGSVIVATMPTDVIDLPGEYIQTE from the coding sequence GTGACCTCCGATCCACTCGACCGCTATCGATTCCCGATCGATGAATGGGCGCTGACCGAGTCGAGCTTTGAGTCCGCCAGCCAGGGGCACACCGAGACGCTCTTCGCTGTCGGCAATGGCTACCTGGGCATGCGCGGCAATGCAGAGGGCGGCTACGGCGGCCACTCCAACGGCACTTTCATCAACGGTTTTCATGACACCTGGGCCATCAAGCACGCCGAAGAGGCCTTCGGCTTCGCGCGGGTCGGCCAGACGATCGTCAACGTGCCCGATGCCAAGCTGATCCGGCTCTATGTGGATGATGAACCCTTCATCATCGGCGAGGCGGACTGCATCTCGTACGAGCGTCGCCTCGACTTCCGTACCGGGGTGCTCCACCGTGAGATCGAGTGGCGCACGCCGTCAGGCAAGCGGGTGCTCGTGCACTCGAAGCGACTGACCTCGTTCACCGACCGCCACCTGGCCGTCGTCGACTATGAGGTCACCCTCCTCGACAGCGACGCGTCCGTCGTCTTGTCGAGCCAGACCCTGAACAGGCAGGATTGGGTCGACGAGTACGCGGCGACAGCGAACTCCGAGCATCCGATCGACGACCCGCGGCGCGCGGCTGCGTTCGCCGACCGGGTGCTGCTGCCACGGTTCAAGAAGGCAGAGGGTGGCCGGTACATTCTGGGCTACCGTGCCGCGAATTCAGGCATGACCATCGCCTGTGGCACCGACCATCGTCTCGAAACCGGGAACGAGTATATTGAAAGCTCGCAGATCGACGACGATCTGGCCAAACACGTGTACAGCATCCGGGCCAAGAAGGGCCAGCCGATCAGGCTGGTGAAGACGATCACGTACTACACGACCCAGGCCGTGCCTACGCGTGAGCTGGCCGATCGCTGCGACCGCACCCTCGACCGCATCGCTGAAGCGCCGATCGAGGAGGTCTTCGACCGCCAGCGCGAGTGGCTCGATGCGTTCTGGCAGCGCTCCGATGTCGAGGTGAAGGGCCAGCCCGCGATCCAGCAGGCGGTGCGCTGGAACATCTTCCAGCTGGCCCAGGCGACCGCGCGAACCGACGGCGGCGGAATCGCGGCCAAGGGTGTCTCGGGTTCGGGGTACGGCGGCCACTACTTCTGGGACACCGAGATCTACGTGCTGCCCTTTCTGACCTACACCTCGCCGACTGTCGCCCGGAACGCCCTCCGGTTCAGGCACGGCATGCTCGACGCGGCGAGAGACCGCGCGAGAGAGCTCAACCAGCTGGGCGCCCTGTTCCCGTGGCGCACCATCAACGGGCTCGAGTCCTCGGCGTACTACGCGGCCGGTACCGCCCAGTACCACATCGACGCCGACATCTCCCATGCGCTCTCGCAGTACGTCTCTGCCACCGGTGACGAGGACTTCCTCATCGCCGGGGGCGCCATCGACATTCTGATCGAGACGGCTCGCATGTGGGCCGACCTCGGGTTCTGGCGCAGCAACGGCAAGCAGTCGTTCCATATCCACGGGGTGACCGGGCCCGACGAGTACACCACGGTCGTGAACGACAATCTCTTCACCAACGTCATGGCCCGGGCGAACCTGCGGGCTGCTGTGCGCCGGTGCACCGGCATCCGCGAGACGTCGCCCGACGAGTACGCTCGCATCGCCTTCCGGCTCGAGCTTCGCGACGAGGAGGTCGTCGAGTGGGCGGCCGCTGCCGAGGCCATGCATATCCTGTACGACGAAGAACTGGGCATCCACCCGCAGGATTCGCAGTTCCTCGAGAAGGAGCTGTGGGATCTGGAGAACACTCCGGCGTCGAAACACCCGCTTCTGCTGCACTATCACCCGCTCGTGATCTACCGTTTCCAGGTCATCAAGCAGGCTGACGTCGTGCTTGCCCTGCTGCTTCAGGGCGACGAGTTCAGCCAGGAGGAGAAGCGCCGCAACTTCGAGTACTACGACGCATTGACCACCGGGGATTCGACCCTCTCGGCCTCGACCCAGTCGATCGTCGCGGCGGAGGTCGGCTACCGCGACCTGGCGCTGGAGTACTTTCAGGCAGCCCTCTTTGTCGACCTCGGCGACCTGCACCACAACTCCTCAGACGGCGTGCACGTCGCGTCGACGGGTGGCGTGTGGAGTGCGCTGGCCTTCGGGTTCGGTGGAATGCGGGACTACCTCGGGACCTTCACCTTCGATCCCCGCTTGCCGGAGGAATGGGAGTCGCTCGTCTTCCGGGTGACGATCCGCGGTTCGAGGCTGCTGGTGGCCCTGACGCCCGAGGACATGACCTTCACCGTGCAATCGGGCGACGGCGTCGAAGTCTACGTGCGTGGCCGACGAGTGGTCGTGACCGCCGAGAAGGCAGTGACAGTCACCCTCACCAACGAGCCTCCTGCGCTCGAAGGCGCACCGAGCACGAGCGACATCGAGGGCAGCCTCCGCGCAGACGGGTCAGTCATCGTGGCCACCATGCCGACCGACGTCATCGACCTGCCGGGGGAGTACATCCAGACGGAGTGA